A section of the Alkalihalobacillus sp. LMS39 genome encodes:
- the rfbB gene encoding dTDP-glucose 4,6-dehydratase: MMTKQLLVTGGAGFIGSNFIDYVLSHTQTYEVTNVDALTYAGHIDNTATFANDNRYRFFSVDITKKEQIEKVFDRTYDVIVHFAAESHVDRSIVQPSLFLNTNIMGTNHLLLALLEGYAKKMVYISTDEVYGSLEEDQSPFTEHSPLAANNPYSASKAGADLLVRSYFKTYHAPVITTRCSNNYGPYQHPEKFIPKIIDFALKNKPIPVYGDGDHIRDWLYVKDHCQAIYTIMEKGTFGEVYNIGGQNEKKNIEVVQTILSYLGKDNHQIQFIEDRKGHDRRYAIDSTKVRKELGWEPQISFAQGIKQTVDWYVKNEQWVKSVLGRNERL; encoded by the coding sequence ATGATGACTAAGCAATTACTAGTAACAGGTGGGGCTGGATTTATCGGTTCTAACTTCATCGATTACGTGTTAAGTCACACGCAAACGTATGAAGTCACGAATGTCGACGCCCTTACGTATGCAGGTCATATTGACAATACAGCTACGTTTGCCAATGACAACCGTTATCGTTTTTTTTCAGTCGATATTACAAAGAAAGAACAAATAGAAAAAGTATTTGACAGAACATATGATGTGATTGTTCATTTTGCAGCAGAATCCCATGTGGACCGAAGTATTGTTCAACCTAGTTTGTTTTTAAATACGAATATTATGGGTACGAATCACTTGCTTCTTGCCTTACTTGAAGGGTATGCAAAGAAAATGGTGTATATCTCAACCGATGAAGTGTATGGGTCATTAGAAGAAGATCAATCTCCCTTTACAGAACATTCTCCACTAGCTGCAAACAATCCTTATTCCGCCAGTAAAGCAGGAGCAGATTTATTAGTCCGCTCTTATTTTAAAACGTATCATGCACCTGTTATTACAACAAGATGTAGTAATAATTACGGTCCATACCAACATCCTGAAAAGTTTATTCCAAAGATAATCGACTTTGCACTCAAGAATAAACCGATCCCGGTTTATGGAGATGGAGATCATATTCGTGATTGGCTATATGTAAAAGACCATTGTCAAGCGATTTATACCATTATGGAGAAGGGCACATTTGGAGAAGTGTATAATATTGGTGGTCAAAATGAAAAGAAAAATATAGAAGTTGTTCAAACTATCTTATCTTATTTAGGTAAAGATAATCACCAGATTCAGTTTATTGAAGACCGAAAAGGACATGACCGTCGATATGCTATTGATTCAACAAAAGTAAGAAAAGAGCTTGGGTGGGAACCACAAATATCTTTTGCCCAAGGGATAAAACAAACGGTCGATTGGTATGTGAAAAATGAACAATGGGTTAAATCCGTGCTTGGTAGGAATGAGAGATTATGA
- a CDS encoding sugar phosphate nucleotidyltransferase, which translates to MRKAVILAGGTGTRLSPMTKIVNKHLLPVGRYPMIYWSLFKLQEANVKDILIITSRDHLDSFQQLLGDGKEFGVRLSYAVQEEASGIAAALSIAKTFVQNEKFLVLLGDNLFDDKLTPFIEEFKKQEDGAYILLKKVQNPNRYGIARIDEKTNKVYELIEKPNIKGPAYCVTGIYMYDPTVFSFIEQVSPSTRGELEITDVNLIYVKRQAMAFSFLKEWWIDAGTPESLFEANYHYFTRERAAGGYDD; encoded by the coding sequence ATGAGAAAAGCTGTCATTCTGGCTGGAGGTACAGGGACGCGCCTTTCTCCTATGACGAAAATTGTAAATAAACATTTGCTACCAGTTGGTCGGTACCCAATGATATATTGGTCATTATTTAAACTACAAGAAGCAAATGTAAAAGACATTCTAATTATCACATCACGAGATCATCTTGATTCATTCCAACAGCTATTAGGGGATGGAAAGGAATTCGGTGTTCGTTTGAGCTATGCTGTTCAAGAAGAAGCAAGTGGAATTGCAGCAGCTCTTTCTATAGCAAAAACCTTTGTACAGAACGAAAAGTTCCTTGTGTTACTAGGAGATAATTTATTTGATGACAAGTTAACACCCTTTATTGAGGAGTTTAAGAAGCAAGAGGATGGAGCTTATATTTTATTAAAAAAAGTGCAAAATCCAAACAGATATGGAATAGCACGCATCGATGAAAAAACAAATAAAGTGTATGAGCTCATAGAAAAACCAAATATTAAAGGACCTGCCTATTGTGTAACAGGGATTTATATGTATGATCCGACTGTTTTTTCTTTTATTGAGCAAGTATCTCCATCAACACGTGGAGAACTGGAAATTACAGATGTTAATTTGATTTATGTTAAACGGCAGGCTATGGCGTTTAGTTTTCTAAAAGAATGGTGGATTGATGCAGGAACGCCTGAGTCACTCTTTGAAGCAAATTATCATTATTTTACTAGAGAAAGAGCGGCAGGAGGTTATGATGACTAA
- a CDS encoding DUF1360 domain-containing protein — protein sequence MDFFYFLLLVFASFRLTRLLVFDQITKWIRTPFLEEKEHQLEDGSVEIHVMIKGRGLKRWIGELLSCYWCTGVWCSIFLLAGYWLLPIYFIPIILILAVAAGASIVETVVQRLSNH from the coding sequence ATTGACTTTTTTTATTTTTTGTTACTTGTATTCGCTAGTTTTCGCTTAACACGGTTGCTTGTTTTTGACCAAATTACAAAGTGGATTCGCACTCCGTTTCTAGAAGAAAAAGAACATCAGCTTGAAGATGGGAGCGTTGAAATTCATGTCATGATAAAAGGCCGCGGACTTAAACGGTGGATCGGTGAGCTATTAAGCTGTTATTGGTGTACAGGAGTATGGTGCTCTATCTTCTTGTTAGCGGGCTATTGGCTGTTACCAATTTATTTTATTCCTATTATTCTCATATTGGCAGTGGCAGCGGGTGCATCCATCGTGGAAACGGTTGTTCAACGTTTATCGAATCATTAA
- a CDS encoding CueP family metal-binding protein has translation MKNKVMLATLITLLVVGVGFYLFALAVMPESETELESETDVTKVEETDNMKQMVNDYSVGTLVAHNASITSHELIVTETEDAETQLVYALPDDEFFVSIAPYIENTHPCAIHSLTGCQGELVTEDFHVHIEDTDGNVILSDDIQSLPNGFIDLWVPRERHFIITISHDGKTAEGEFSSFEGDNTCITTIQL, from the coding sequence ATGAAAAACAAAGTAATGCTTGCCACATTAATAACGTTATTAGTAGTAGGGGTAGGATTTTATCTTTTTGCACTAGCTGTAATGCCAGAATCGGAAACAGAATTAGAATCAGAAACAGACGTAACCAAAGTCGAAGAAACAGACAATATGAAACAGATGGTGAATGATTATAGTGTTGGTACCCTTGTGGCTCATAATGCTTCTATTACTTCACATGAACTAATTGTTACGGAAACAGAAGATGCAGAAACTCAACTCGTATACGCGTTACCTGATGATGAGTTTTTTGTTTCGATTGCCCCATATATCGAAAACACACATCCATGTGCGATTCATAGCTTAACAGGATGCCAAGGGGAGCTTGTGACTGAGGACTTTCATGTACACATTGAAGATACAGATGGGAATGTTATTTTAAGCGATGATATCCAGTCATTGCCTAACGGGTTTATTGATCTATGGGTTCCACGAGAAAGACATTTTATTATTACAATTTCGCATGACGGAAAGACAGCAGAAGGAGAGTTTTCTTCATTTGAAGGAGACAATACGTGTATTACAACGATTCAATTATAA
- a CDS encoding PH domain-containing protein, which yields MGFFDGLMGNASEVNVNDIQNEFARILAPHEQIEKAYKLIRDLFLFTDKRLILVDKQGLTGKKVEFHSIPYKNITHFSIETAGNFDLDAELKIWLSGNSTPIQKQFNKSLNIYELQSVLATYVLR from the coding sequence TTGGGATTTTTTGATGGATTAATGGGTAATGCGTCTGAGGTAAATGTAAATGACATTCAAAATGAATTTGCGCGAATATTAGCACCGCATGAGCAAATTGAAAAAGCGTATAAATTAATTCGTGATTTGTTTTTATTTACGGACAAGCGTTTAATTCTCGTCGATAAACAAGGATTAACGGGTAAAAAGGTTGAGTTTCACTCGATTCCATACAAAAACATCACTCATTTTAGTATTGAAACAGCGGGAAATTTTGACTTAGATGCGGAGTTGAAAATTTGGTTATCAGGAAATTCGACACCGATTCAAAAGCAGTTTAACAAAAGTTTAAACATCTATGAGCTACAATCCGTCTTAGCTACTTACGTATTGCGTTAA